Within the Gossypium raimondii isolate GPD5lz chromosome 12, ASM2569854v1, whole genome shotgun sequence genome, the region TTGGGTGTGAATATATTGGTATTTCATGTATACTTGGATGGTCATAATTTCTTCTCCATGTTCGAAGAATGTTCCAGACGTGGGTGTTAAACTTAAGAGTCGAAGCATCAATACCCATTTTGTAGCAGGGGATGGCTATGGGTTTgatgtttgaatgtgttttcttATGCTGTGTGCTTGTTGCTGGTTGTTCAACAAAACATTTTCCTTAAGAAATGGCCCAGTTATTGAATAGTCCATTTGGATCTCAAAgaacttcatatatatataattaggtTTCTAATCTATATCTGTAATCTATAAGAGAGGAAAAAGAAGGGGAGGAAGAcaaaaaatgaggaaaaaggAGAGAAGAAAAAACCTAAGTACCACCAttacaattaaatttggataaTGTAAAGCATTAGTGAATGAAAAGTGGGCATGTggatttttttctcaaatcatTATTTTGACAATATCacttaaataatataagtgaaaaactaaatgaaatgAATTTACGTAGGAATTGGTTTGGGCTTgcaattttaatgcaaaattttcctattttcttttaaaaatttagtttacaAAAATATTCACAAGTAAAATTTAGAGAATTTTATGGTAGTAAAAAATACAAGTTAATCAACCTCAGCTAAGAAGAGCCAAAAATTTCATAAGCAAAAGTAGAGAATCTTATTGTTGTCGGAAAACAAGTTAATCAATTTCCCATTTAAGCTCAAAAGTCAAACATTTTATggttgtgaaaattttgaagaggtATTTGATTTAGGGTTAGGAATTGTATTTTCTTTGATCATCTTTTAATTGATCTCTTATATTTGATTAAGGTTGAATTAAGGGATATTTTTAATTGAGAGCTcaattgattattgaattatttaagaGGGACTTTTTGATACcgtaaaagaaaaacaatgttTAAACAAGGTGCGACGCCGAAGTCCCAAGCTTCTAAACACGTAAAAGGAGAAAGCAAACAAGCTCGCTCGTTTCTCATCTTCCTCGAAAAGGACTAAACAGTGAGTAAACCCTTCTTTCCCCCGGCCATCAGCTTCTAAACTGCGAAACCCCTCTCCTCCTCCAAACCCTTCAACAGTCCCCTCAGAACCTGTTTGCTTTTTCCATAACATGAAACCTTACAAAATCCTCAAACACCAAAACCCCAAACCCTTCATTCTTATCCCCCACCAGCGCTCTCTCTTCTCTGCCCTTTCCTCGTCAACCTCCGACCGATCCCAATCCCCCTCATCCGAAATATCCCCTGATGTCCTCGTTGAATCTGCCCGCTCTTCTCAGTGGCATTTCATCAAACACCTCTCACCCAACCTCGACTCATCTCTCATATCAACGGTCCTCTTAAATCTCCACAAAACTCCTGAATTAGCCCTTCAATTCACTTCTCACGTTGAGTTCCATCGACTCGATATCAAAACCCGTTGCCTTGCCATTGCCGTTGCCTCACGTCTCCCATCTCCCAAGCCCACTCTAAATCTCTTAAAGCGAACCGTTTCTAGTGACATTGCCGGTGTGGCAGTCGTTTTCGATGAGCTGGCTCTTGCTCGTGAAAGGTTAGGCATTTCAACAACCCTTCTTTTTGATTTGTTAATAAAAGCTTGTTGCGAAATGAAGAGGGTGGATGAAGGATTAGAGTGTTTTTATATGATGAAAGACAAGGGTTTCATTCCAAAGATCGAGACTTGTAATGCCCTGTTAAGTACGTTTTTGAAATTGAACAGAACTGAAAGTGCTTGGGTTTTGTATGCTGAGATGTTTAAAATGAGGATTAAGTCGAGCGTGTACACGtttaacataatgataaacGTGTTGTGCAAGGAAGGAAAGCTAAAGAAAGCAAAAGACTTTATTGGGTTCATGGAGAATTTAGGGGTTAATCCTAATGTTGTTACTTATAATACAATAATTCATGCTTATTGTTCAAGAGGAAGGGTTGAAGGAGCTCGTTTCGTTTTGAATGCAATGAGAAGTAAAGGTATTGAGCCGGATTCTTATTCGTATAGTTCGCTTATTAGTGGGTTGTGTAAGGATAAAAGACTTGAGGAAGCTTCTGAGATGTTTGAGAAGATGAAA harbors:
- the LOC105763022 gene encoding pentatricopeptide repeat-containing protein At2g15630, mitochondrial; amino-acid sequence: MKPYKILKHQNPKPFILIPHQRSLFSALSSSTSDRSQSPSSEISPDVLVESARSSQWHFIKHLSPNLDSSLISTVLLNLHKTPELALQFTSHVEFHRLDIKTRCLAIAVASRLPSPKPTLNLLKRTVSSDIAGVAVVFDELALARERLGISTTLLFDLLIKACCEMKRVDEGLECFYMMKDKGFIPKIETCNALLSTFLKLNRTESAWVLYAEMFKMRIKSSVYTFNIMINVLCKEGKLKKAKDFIGFMENLGVNPNVVTYNTIIHAYCSRGRVEGARFVLNAMRSKGIEPDSYSYSSLISGLCKDKRLEEASEMFEKMKEIGLVPSAVTYNILIDGYCNEGDLGKAFRYRDEMVEQGISPTVSTYNMLVHALFMECKMDEADDLVKEMEEKGLSPDQITYSILINGYSRCGNVKKAFGFHDEMLTKGIQPTRITYTSLIYALSKRNRMTEADNLFEKIMKKGIAVDVIMFNALIDGHCANGNMERAFSLLKEMDKLNVPPDDVTYNTLMQGHCREGRVEEARELLDEMKRRGIKPDHVSYNTLISGYSRRGDMKDALRVRDEMLSTGFNPTLLTYNALIQGFCHNQEGDIAEELLKEMISKGITPDDSTYLSLIDGMGNIDQSVESCNSC